In the Podospora pseudocomata strain CBS 415.72m chromosome 5, whole genome shotgun sequence genome, one interval contains:
- the YMC1 gene encoding carrier protein ymc1 (EggNog:ENOG503NVWZ; COG:C) has translation MAAPTTPQDLALPEPAPSSGGASQTFKDLFSGAAGGIAQVLIGQPFDIVKVRLQTSTLYPSALAAATSIYTNEGPLAFYKGTLTPLLGIGACVSIQFGAFHYARRHLESSLPPSQSQLSYSQYYSAGAFAGVANSVLSGPIEHVRIRLQTQPHGPARLYSGPLDCVRQLVRQGGVTHGLYRGQAVTLIREAQAYGLWFLSFEWLMNSDAKRNRVDRKEIPSWKVALYGGLAGEALWLGSYPFDVVKSKMQTDGFGQGQQRYRNMRHCFAQVWRQEGMRGFWKGLGPTLLRAMPVSAGTFAVVEMTMRAIN, from the exons ATGGccgccccaacaaccccccaagacctcgccctccccgaACCTGCCCCCTCAAGCGGCGGCGCATCCCAGACATTCAAAGATTTGTTTTCCGGCGCAGCAGGCGGAATTGCTCAGGTCCTGATCG GCCAACCCTTCGACATAGTCAAAGTCCGcctccaaacctccaccctctacccctccgccctcgccgccgcaaCCTCAATCTACACGAACGAAGGCCCCCTAGCCTTCTACAAAggaaccctcacccccctcctcggcatcggcgCCTGCGTCTCAATCCAGTTCGGCGCCTTCCACTAcgcccgccgccacctcgaatcctccctccccccctcccaatcccaactcTCATACTCCCAATACTATTCCGCCGGCGCCTTCGCCGGAGTAGCAAACTCCGTCCTCTCCGGCCCCATCGAACACGTCCGCATCCGCCTgcaaacccaaccccacgGCCCGGCACGTCTCTACTCCGGCCCGCTCGACTGCGTCAGACAGCTCGTCCGCCAGGGGGGGGTTACCCACGGCCTCTACCGCGGACAGGCGGTCACTTTGATCAGAGAAGCGCAGGCGTACGGGCTGTGGTTCTTGTCGTTTGAGTGGCTCATGAATTCGGACGCGAAGCGCAACAGGGTCGACCGTAAGGAAATCCCGAGCTGGAAGGTGGCGCTGTATGGTGGGCTTGCCGGGGAGGCGCTGTGGTTGGGGAGTTACCCGTTTGATGTCGTCAAGTCAAAGATGCAGACCGACGGGTTTGGACAGGGGCAGCAGAGATATAGGAATATGAGGCATTGTTTCGCGCAGGTTTGGAGGCaggaggggatgagggggttttggaagGGCTTGGGGCCAACGCTGCTGAGGGCCATGCCTGTCAGTGCGGGGACGTTTGCCGTCGtggagatgacgatgagggcTATTAACTAG
- a CDS encoding hypothetical protein (EggNog:ENOG503NY78; COG:D; COG:U), which translates to MTTMEHDIRLEDYLDDKLQSTTDFDHLDTLLSSVEHQRSQLQSQLDDATAALAQARQSESDRQNALMAQIDEFQSLQSSIDVRLQIIASSDAPDEALKRLEAPMGQLRKVDLAYKYLLLLQDVAKLRQEARSHLPESPKQALEPYTKLKQLCLRLKELQNNADGAAVHLVNFVEGVTETLWDEMKATMSAELEAVLKARKWPNVDPDNAEVDEEWLGCFEKLIDLQVPEVLYSPTVVTLLPFEVMAQIFVKEFRFHFMSDKPTSAPQAIGAHCFPWFTALLEKWEDFLRDNFGGVLAARFAETGVGERMVYMDPVCGFITAMLPVVREKVRDTLEATRGDAAFLSSLMGQLMSFDETLRGGFAYDGGDDDVEEGWGGLTSEVLQDHFRTWLEAEKQFALERYQGIMKTQDARMIDYDFAGAGKTKPTFAAVRVTDLLKNVTTQYERVRRFSHKLRFLIDIQLTILDEYHDHLRGTLEAYLSITSTVGRAFGVTKEQIAALEGTGALETLCKVYGSADHVVNALKDWSNEEFFITMWEQLQSRAKVTEDQSNLAGGMSYDHVRNRTSAVVGTEDNDNGVLFDETIAAYSARRQTAQKLLSEALASSHHKIFRAYLHRAQWTTISDEVDNLAITAELDEPLRILKRDLDFLSRALGTAPFRRVWRQALEKLNDILWTEVLMSHKFTASGAAQFARDLTAIEGVVERYIPDGSSALGSLSDAVRLLNLPLEGEGMTLKKATDMVYTDNTEAKKMLEEVGVADGGLTAANARQILGRRVENAE; encoded by the exons ATGACGACCATGGAACACGACATCCGCCTCGAGGACTACCTCGACGACAAGCTCCAATCCACCACCGACTTCGATCAcctcgacaccctcctctcctcggtTGAACACCAACGCTCCCAGCTCCAATCCCAACTCGACgacgccaccgccgccctcgcccagGCCAGGCAGTCGGAATCCGACCGCCAAAACGCCCTCATGGCCCAAATAGACGAGTTCCAAAGCCTCCAATCCTCCATCGACGTCCGCCTCCAGatcatcgcctcctccgacGCCCCCGACGAAGCACTCAAACGCCTCGAGGCACCGATGGGACAGCTCCGCAAGGTGGACCTAGCCTACAaatacctcctcctcctccaagacgTGGCCAAACTCCGCCAGGAAGCCCGATCACACCTCCCCGAGTCTCCCAAGCAGGCGTTGGAGCCGTacaccaagctcaagcagcTCTGTCTTAGACTCAAGGAGCTTCAAAACAATGCAGACGGGGCAGCGGTGCATCTGGTTAACTTTGTCGAGGGGGTCACAGAGACGTTATGGGACGAGATGAAAGCCACCATGTCCGCCGAGCTGGAAGCGGTCCTCAAAGCTAGGAAATGGCCCAACGTTGATCCCGACAATGCAGAAGTGGATGAGGAGTGGCTTGGCTGTTTTGAGAAGCTGATTGATCTTCAGGTACCTGAAGTTCTCTACTCACCGACGGTGGTTACCCTTTTACCGTTTGAGGTCATGGCCCAGATTTTTGTCAAGGAGTTTAGGTTTCATTTTATGAGTGATAAACCCACCAGCGCGCCGCAGGCGATTGGGGCGCATTGTTTCCCTTGGTTTACTGCCTTGCTGGAGAAATGGGAGGATTTCCTGAGGGATAATTTTGGCGGGGTGTTGGCGGCGAGGTTTGCCgagacgggggtgggggaaagGATGGTGTATATGGATCCGGTGTGTGGGTTTATTACGGCCATGttgccggtggtgagggagaaggtgagagATACGCTTGAGGCTACGAGGGGGGATGCGGCGTTTTTGAGCAGCTTGATGGGGCAGCTCATGAGTTTTGATGAGAcgttgaggggagggttcGCGTATGATGggggcgatgatgatgtggaggagggatgggggggtttgaCTTCGGAAGTCCTGCAAGATCACTTTAGAACTTGGTTGGAAGCCGAAAAACAGTTTGCGCTCGAGAGATACCAAGGTATCATGAAGACTCAGGATGCGAGGATGATCGACTATGATTTTGCTGGAGCGGGGAAGACGAAGCCGACGTTTGCGGCGGTGAGGGTGACGGATTTGCTGAAGAACGTCACGACGCAGTatgagagggtgaggaggttttcGCACAAGTTGAGGTTTTTGATTGATATCCAGCTTACTATTCTGGACGAGTATCATGACCACTTGAGGGGGACGCTGGAGGCGTATTTGAGCATTACGTCTACGGTAGGGAGGGCGTTTGGGGTGACGAAGGAGCAGATTGCTGCGTtggaggggacgggggcTTTGGAGACGTTGTGTAAGGTCTATGGGAGTGCGGATCATGTGGTGAATGCGCTGAAAGATTGGAGCAACGAAGAG TTCTTCATCACCATGTGGGAACAACTCCAAAGCCGCGCCAAGGTTACCGAAGACCAAAGCAACCTCGCCGGCGGCATGAGCTACGACCACGTCCGGAACCGCACCTCGGCTGTTGTCGGCACAGAAGACAATGACAATGGCGTCCTCTTTGACGAGACCATCGCCGCCTACAGCGCGAGAAGGCAAACCGCCCAAAAGCTCTTGTCGGAAGCACTAGCCAGCTCCCACCACAAAATCTTCAGAGCCTACCTCCACCGCGCACAGTGGACCACCATCTCGGACGAGGTTGATAATCTGGCCATCACGGCCGAACTAGATGAACCACTCCGTATCCTCAAACGAGACCTCGACTTCCTCTCCCGGGCACTGGGGACCGCTCCCTTCCGCAGGGTTTGGCGGCAGGcgctggagaagctgaaTGATATTCTCTGGACGGAGGTGCTAATGTCGCACAAGTTCACCGCTTCAGGTGCAGCACAGTTTGCGAGGGATCTGACCGCgattgagggggtggtggagaggtatATCCCCGATGGGTCGAGTGCCTTGGGGAGCTTGAGTGATGCGGTCAGGTTGTTGAATTTGCCGCTCGAGGGAGAAGGAATGAcgttgaagaaggccacAGACATGGTTTACACAGACAATAccgaggcgaagaagatgctggaggaggtcgggGTTGCGGATGGGGGCTTGACGGCTGCGAATGCGAGGCagattttggggaggagggttgagaaTGCCGAGTAG
- a CDS encoding hypothetical protein (COG:S; EggNog:ENOG503NURQ) yields MRPILPHLGFATRSISTSLAHVPRRPLLAQGHSPRPYRGIQITPSLLRADGGEPKTPTKPTPKEDKAQDERSDKPNNHQQQKRRKPPLRNSLHRVAIVAQKGKPTPKPTPSEKAPDAAEGSSTISAVCVADSFDMEKVVDILSSHNFTLDPDNSGFELSEVVHARGLNNGDIFVFPSGTVVTWALPPDVVNTLATKHLLPAAEQPFVENKEVEDLEFVADPEAEESRVNGDVVVLGTRRELESGEGLDTTLAKIAFSSGLARSTKLAVLESSLTRYLESTRHIPDRLSQGLRAPLSRDLILKKAGELLNLRSQLNHYNDLTDSLPDIFWDTEEKLETYYAKIGKALDVGVRIKTLNDKMTYAQEVINMTQGVLDISEKMSSEAHSTRLEWIIIILIAIEVGFELRRLYMERGEDKFEERVLEEVRGLREEVRGLKGGGKGAAAAA; encoded by the coding sequence ATGAGGCCCATTCTCCCCCATCTCGGCTTTGCTACCCGCAGCATCAGCACATCCCTCGCCCATGTCCCACGACGACCCCTCCTTGCGCAGGGTCACAGCCCCCGGCCTTATCGTGGGATTCAAATCACTCCCTCCCTGCTCCGCGCAGACGGCGGCGAACCCAAGACGcccaccaaaccaactcCCAAGGAAGACAAAGCCCAAGATGAAAGATCAGACAagcccaacaaccaccagcagcaaaagcGCCGCAAGCCCCCCCTCCGCAACTCCCTCCATCGTGTGGCCATCGTAGCCCAAAAAggcaaacccacccccaaaccaaccccctccgaAAAAGCCCCCGACGCAGCAGAaggctcctccaccatctcggccGTCTGCGTAGCCGACTCGTTCGACATGGAAAAAGTGGTCGATATCTTGTCTAGTCACAACTTCACCCTCGACCCTGACAACTCGGGCTTTGAACTCTCCGAAGTCGTCCACGCCCGCGGTCTCAACAACGGGGATATCTTTGTCTTCCCCTCAGGAACGGTGGTCACCTGGGCGCTCCCCCCTGACGTGGTCAACACTCTCGCAACGAAACATTTGCTACCAGCAGCGGAACAGCCTTTTGTCGAAAACAAAGAGGTGGAAGACCTTGAGTTCGTCGCCGAcccagaggcagaggagtCAAGGGTGAATGGAGACGTAGTAGTCCTCGGCACAAGAAGGGAACTCGAATCCGGCGAGGGGCTCGACACAACCCTGGCCAAAATCGCCTTTTCATCCGGCCTGGCAAGGAGCACCaagctggcggtgctggagTCCTCCCTGACCCGCTACCTCGAAAGCACTCGCCACATCCCCGACCGGCTCTCCCAGGGGCTCCGCGCCCCGCTGTCGAGAGATTTAATCCTCAAAAAGGCGGGCGAGCTGTTGAACTTGAGGAGTCAGCTGAATCACTACAACGACCTGACGGACTCCCTGCCGGATATCTTTTGGGATaccgaggagaagctggagacGTATTACGCCAAGATTGGGAAGGCGCTGGATGTGGGGGTGAGGATCAAGACGTTGAATGACAAGATGACGTATGCGCAGGAGGTGATCAATATGACgcagggggtgttggataTCAGCGAGAAGATGTCTAGCGAGGCCCACAGTACGAGGTTGGAGTGGATTATTATAATACTGATTGCGATTGAGGTTGGGTTTgagctgaggaggttgtatatggagaggggggaggacaagtttgaggagagggttttggaggaggtgagggggttgagggaggaggtcaGGGGtttgaaggggggtgggaagggggcggcggcggcggcgtga
- the cmk1 gene encoding Calcium/calmodulin-dependent protein kinase type I (EggNog:ENOG503NX22; COG:T), protein MATPGGRPAQPNIQPCQYKVGKTLGAGSYSVVKECVHIDTGRYYAAKVINKRLMAGREHMVRNEIAVLRKVSMGHQNILTLVDYFETMNNLYLVTDLALGGELFERICRKGSYYESDAADLIRATLSAIAYLHDHGIVHRDLKPENLLFRTPEDNADLLIADFGLSRIMDEEQFHVLTTTCGTPGYMAPEIFKKTGHGKPVDLWALGVITYFLLCGYTPFDRDSDFEEMQAILNADYSFTPLEYWRGVSENAKDFIKRCLTIDPGKRMTAHEALQHPFVAGWLNKNGGGGEGQDGEGDKGANLLPTVKKNFNARRTLHAAIDTVRAINKLREGQNGGGMNGGRSGEPGRGGLQAQRGIPPAGGVGVGGGRDDSGISGMGGSTTGSGGRDSGFVSGGSQQQQQDGDVSMEDAPLGGVPASLRPGSEANRVIELSKGLWSGGESRR, encoded by the exons ATGGCCACCCCCGGCGGCCGACCTgcccaacccaacatccAACCATGCCAATACAAAGTCggcaagaccctcggcgCGGGGTCTTACTCGGTCGTGAAGGAGTGCGTGCACATTGATACCGGCAGGTACTACGCCGCCAAGGTGATTAACAAGAGGCTGATGGCTGGACGTGAGCACATG GTCCGCAACGAAATCGCGGTCCTCCGCAAAGTCTCCATGGGCCACCAAaacatcctcaccctcgtcGACTACTTTGAAACAATGAACAACCTCTACCTCGTAACCgacctcgccctcggcggcGAGCTCTTTGAGCGCATCTGCCGCAAAGGCTCCTACTACGAATCCGACGCCGCCGACCTCATCCGCGCGACGCTCTCGGCGATAGCCTACCTCCACGACCACGGCATCGTCCACCGCGACCTCAAGCCGGagaacctcctcttccgcaCCCCCGAGGACAACGCCGACCTGCTCATTGCGGATTTCGGCCTCTCGCGCATCATGGACGAGGAGCAGTTCCACGTCTTGACGACCACCTGCGGCACGCCGGGGTACATGGCGCCCGAGATTTTCAAAAAGACGGGCCACGGCAAGCCGGTTGATCTCTGGGCGCTGGGGGTGATTACGTACTTTTTGCTGTGCGGGTACACGCCGTTTGATCGGGACAGCGACTTTGAGGAGATGCAGGCGATTCTGAATGCGGATTACAGCTTTACGCCGTTGGAGTactggaggggggtgagcGAGAATGCAAAGGACTTTATCAAGAGGTGTTTGACTATTGATccggggaagaggatgacggcGCATGAGGCGTTGCAGCATCCTTTTGTGGCCGGGTGGCTGAACaagaatggtggtggtggggaggggcaggatggggagggggataaggGGGCTAATCTGCTGCCGACGGTGAAGAAGAATTTCAATGCGAGGAGGACGTTGCATGCTGCTATCGATACGGTGAGGGCGATTAACaagttgagggaggggcagaatgggggggggatgaacggggggaggagtggtgagCCGGGACGGGGGGGCCTGCAGGCGCAGAGGGGGATACCGCCGGCGGGGggcgttggagttgggggagggagggatgatAGTGGGATttcggggatggggggttcGACGACcgggagtggtgggagggatAGTGGGTTTGTGAGTGGGgggtcgcagcagcagcagcaggatgggGATGTTAGCATGGAGGATGCTCCTTTGGGGGGGGTGCCGGCTAGTTTGAGGCCGGGGAGTGAGGCGAACAGGGTTATTGAGTTGAGCAAGGGGCTTTGGAGCGGAGGGGAGAGtcggcgatga
- the NAT10 gene encoding N-acetyltransferase 10 (EggNog:ENOG503NU7C; BUSCO:EOG09260ETR; COG:S) — protein sequence MTTQKVVDSRIPTLIRNGLQEKKRSFFVVVGDHAKDAIVHLYYIMSSMEVRHNKQVLWAYKNKLLGFTSHRKKRENKIKKEIKRGIREANSEDPFELFISLNDIRYVYYKDTEKILGNTYGMLILQDFEAMTPNILARTIETVEGGGLVVLLLKGMNSLKQLYTMSMDVHSRYRTEAHDDVVARFNERFILSLGSCDSCLVIDDELNVLPISGGKGVKALPPPEEDEPLSKTKLELEKIKDSLQDTQPIGSLVKLAKTTDQAKALLTFVDAIAEKTLRNTVTLTAARGRGKSAAMGVAIAAAVAYGYSNIFITSPSPENLKTLFEFVFKGFDALDYKDHADYSIIQSTNPDFNKAIVRVNIHRNHRQTIQYFRPQDAHVLGQAELVVIDEAAAIPLPLVKKLMGPYLVFMASTVSGYEGTGRSLSLKLIKQLREQSMTGGNPNGSGTAEVDRASGKTTKETAGIGGRSLKEITLSEPIRYAQGDSVEKWLNTLLCLDATLPRSKLSTQGCPDPSQCELLHVNRDTLFSFHPVSERFLQQMVALYVASHYKNSPNDLQLMSDAPAHELFVLTGPISEGRLPEPLCVIQVSLEGKISRQSILNSLARGSQPAGDLIPWLVSQQFQDDEFASLSGARVVRIATNPDYVSMGYGSKALELLVNYYEGKFANLSEDDDVTMAQAAPRVTGAELERGSLFDDIKVRDMSELPPLFAKLAERRPEKLDYVGVSYGLTQPLHKFWKRSQFAPVYLRQTANDLTGEHTCVMLRTLQDSNDSTWLGAFANDFHKRFLSLLSYKFREFPSILALTIEESAHAGAELDPSAKAGELSKAELDNVLTPFDHKRLESYSNGLLDYHVVLDLVPTIAHLFFNGRLKDVKLSGLQQAILLAVGLQRKEVDVVADELNLPASQLLAIFIKIMRKIVSHLSSVVSGAIEAEMPDQGRLGVSRENASGVHDDEVVDNKFVPLETSLEDELEEAGDEAAAELRKRQREMIDSLPLDQYEIEDDETVWRDAEKQVLKAAKSGKSGTTVSVKTKTKRKAVEDGGEEKGHSKAKKPKKEKSSKR from the exons ATGACGACCCAAAAAGTAGT AGACTCCCGTATCCCAACACTAATCCGCAATGGCCTCCAAGAGAAGAAGCGctccttcttcgtcgtcgtcggcgacCACGCCAAAGATGCCATCGTCCACCTCTACTACATCATGTCCAGCATGGAGGTGAGGCACAACAAGCAGGTGCTCTGGGCCTACAAGAACAAGCTCCTCGGCTTCACCTCCCACCGAAAGAAGCGAGagaacaagatcaagaaggaaaTCAAGCGCGGGATAAGAGAGGCCAACTCCGAGGACCCATTCGAGCTGTTTATCTCTCTCAACGATATCCGATATGTCTACTACAAGGACACCGAGAAGATCCTCGGTAACACCTACGGCATGTTGATCCTCCAAGACTTCGAGGCCATGACGCCGAATATTCTCGCCAGGACGATCGAGACagtcgagggtggtggtctggTTGTTTTGCTGCTCAAGGGGATGAACTCCCTGAAGCAGCTCTACACCATGTCTATGGATGTTCACTCGAGATACAGGACCGAGGCGCACGATGATGTTGTGGCGAGGTTTAACGAGAGGTTTATCCTTTCGCTCGGGAGCTGCGATTCGTGCCTGGTCATCGATGACGAGTTGAACGTGTTGCCAATTTCCggaggaaagggggtgaaggcgctgccaccaccggaggaggacgagccATTGAGCAAGACGAagttggagctggagaagatcaaggatTCGTTGCAGGATACACAGCCGATCGGGTCGCTTGTGAAGCTTGCGAAGACGACGGACCAAGCGAAGGCCCTGTTGACGTTCGTCGATGCGATTGCGGAAAAGACGCTCAGGAATACGGTCACGCTGACGGCTGCGCGTGGTCGCGGAAAGTCTGCGGCGATGGGCGTTGCCATTGCGGCGGCCGTAGCCTATGGATACAGCAATATCTTTATCACTTCGCCATCACCAGAAAACTTGAAGACACTGTTTGAGTTTGTGTTCAAGGGATTCGACGCGCTTGATTACAAGGACCACGCCGATTACTCGATCATTCAGTCGACGAACCCAGATTTCAACAAGGCGATTGTCAGAGTCAACATTCACAGAAATCACCGTCAAACCATTCAATACTTCCGCCCTCAGGATGCGCACGTTCTCGGACAGGCCGAGCTGGTGGTTATCGATGAGGCGGCTGCtattccccttccccttgtcaagaagctcatgGGCCCCTACCTGGTTTTCATGGCCTCGACAGTCAGCGGTTACGAAGGTACCGGTCGGTCGCTTTCGCTCAAGCTGATCAAGCAGCTCAGAGAACAGTCCATGACTGGTGGCAACCCGAATGGATCTGGCACTGCCGAGGTAGACAGAGCAAGCGGAAAGACTACCAAGGAAACTGCCGGTATTGGCGGTCGCTCCCTCAAGGAGATCACCCTCTCCGAACCCATCCGTTACGCCCAGGGCGACAGCGTGGAAAAGTGGCTCaacacccttctctgcctcGATGCAACACTCCCCAGGTCAAAACTCAGCACCCAGGGCTGCCCCGACCCTTCTCAGTGCGAGCTCCTCCACGTCAATCGCGACACACTCTTCTCTTTTCACCCAGTCTCAGAGCGTTTCCTTCAGCAAATGGTCGCGCTCTATGTCGCTTCCCACTACAAGAACTCACCCAATGATCTTCAGCTCATGTCTGATGCGCCCGCCCACGAGCTTTTCGTGCTTACCGGACCCATCTCGGAAGGGAGACTGCCAGAACCACTGTGCGTCATCCAGGTGTCTCTGGAAGGTAAAATCAGCAGACAGAGCATCCTCAACAGCTTGGCCAGAGGGTCACAGCCAGCCGGTGATTTGATCCCCTGGCTGGTCTCCCAACAATTCCAAGATGACGAGTTCGCCTCTCTCTCCGGCGCCCGCGTTGTCCGTATcgccaccaaccccgactACGTCTCCATGGGCTATGGCTCCAAGGCTTTGGAGTTGTTGGTCAACTACTACGAGGGCAAGTTCGCCAACCTGtccgaggatgacgatgtgaCCATGGCCCAAGCCGCCCCAAGAGTCACGGGTGCCGAGCTGGAGAGAGGCAGTCTGTTCGATGACATCAAAGTCAGAGACATGTCTGAGCTCCCTCCCCTGTTCGCCAAACTGGCAGAGAGGAGACCGGAAAAACTGGACTATGTCGGTGTGAGCTACGGTTTGACGCAGCCGCTGCACAAGTTCTGGAAGAGGTCACAGTTTGCTCCGGTTTACCTGAGGCAAACGGCGAATGACTTGACGGGTGAGCACACGTGTGTCATGCTCAGGACGTTGCAGGACAGCAATGACTCGACTTGGCTGGGGGCTTTTGCGAATGACTTCCACAAGAGGTTTTTGTCGCTGTTGAGTTACAAGTTTAGGGAgttcccctccatcttggcgTTGACGATTGAGGAGAGCGCGCATGCGGGTGCCGAGTTGGACCCGTCAGCCAAGGCTGGGGAGTTGAGCAAGGCCGAGTTGGACAACGTGCTCACTCCTTTTGACCACAAGAGGTTGGAGTCGTATTCGAACGGGTTGCTTGATTACCACGTTGTGCTGGATCTTGTTCCTACTATCGCCCACTTGTTCTTCAACGGCAGGTTGAAGGATGTCAAGCTCAGTGGGCTGCAGCAGGCGATTTTGCTGGCGGTTGGTTTgcagaggaaggaggtggatgtggtggcGGATGAGTTGAACCTGCCGGCGAGTCAGCTGCTGGCGATTTTCATCAAGATTATGAGGAAGATTGTGTCGCATTTGAGCTCGGTGGTGTCGGGGGCGATTGAGGCTGAGATGCCGGATCAGGGCAGGCTCGGGGTGAGCAGGGAGAATGCTTCGGGTgtgcatgatgatgaggtggtggacaaCAAGTTTGTGCCGTTGGAGACGAGCTTGGAGGatgagttggaggaggcgggagatGAGGCTGCTGCggagctgaggaagaggcagagggagatgattGATTCTTTGCCTTTGGATCA GTATGAGATTGAAGACGACGAGACAGTCTGGAGGGATGCCGAGAAACAGGTGCTCAAGGCGGCCAAGAGCGGCAAGTCAGGGACAACGGTGAGCGTCAAGACCAAGACAAAGCGCAAGgctgttgaggatggtggtgaggagaagGGACACTccaaggcgaagaagcccaagaaggagaagagcagCAAGAGGTAA